In one window of Dissulfuribacter thermophilus DNA:
- a CDS encoding FAD-binding oxidoreductase — protein MVKLKTSLKKKFYHILGKGNFSTDPATCAVYSFDASHLTGISIGVCFPKNTEQVADVLSICNNEGIRVFPRGGGSGRTGGCVPIPPGIVVSFEKMNRILEISREDLVARVEPGVITGLFQKEVEKKGLFYPPDPASLSFCTIGGNVATCAGGARAVKYGVTRDYVLGMEVVTAKGDVLSLGGRTVKSASGYSLKDLMVGSEGTLSLFTEITVKLVPKPRTSGVMVAFFKSAEDAAHAILEIFSAGIVPRTAEFMDETASRLVFPRGDTDVSEDIGSMLLLESDGEREFVDSELRRMEEASNACGAIYVKVAEPGEEERLWELRRTLSQRVRGLGYPDKISEDIVVPRGKIPEILKRLKKIERDYRVKIVCFGHAGDGNLHVNVLCDLEKQQKEADAAIDAIFRETLNLSGRISGEHGVGLTKAKYLTWELDSATYNSVKSVKDLFDPKGVLNPGKVFLT, from the coding sequence ATGGTTAAGCTTAAGACATCTTTAAAAAAGAAGTTCTATCACATCCTTGGGAAAGGGAACTTTTCAACTGATCCGGCAACGTGCGCTGTATATTCCTTTGATGCAAGTCACCTTACAGGGATCTCTATAGGGGTCTGTTTCCCCAAAAACACGGAACAAGTGGCCGACGTTCTCAGCATATGCAATAATGAGGGCATAAGGGTTTTCCCAAGGGGAGGTGGTTCTGGAAGGACAGGTGGCTGTGTGCCAATCCCACCGGGGATAGTCGTATCATTCGAAAAAATGAATAGAATTTTAGAGATTTCCAGGGAAGACCTTGTTGCCAGAGTGGAACCTGGTGTTATTACAGGATTATTCCAAAAAGAGGTGGAGAAAAAGGGACTATTTTATCCACCAGACCCGGCAAGCCTCTCATTTTGTACAATAGGTGGTAATGTGGCAACCTGTGCAGGGGGAGCAAGGGCTGTAAAATACGGAGTCACCCGTGATTATGTGTTGGGAATGGAAGTTGTGACTGCCAAGGGGGACGTACTGAGCCTTGGTGGACGTACGGTTAAGAGTGCAAGTGGATACTCCTTGAAGGATTTGATGGTTGGATCAGAGGGAACGCTCAGCCTATTTACAGAGATAACAGTAAAGCTTGTGCCCAAACCTCGGACCTCAGGGGTCATGGTTGCCTTTTTCAAAAGTGCAGAAGATGCAGCCCACGCAATACTTGAGATCTTTTCCGCTGGCATAGTCCCCCGCACAGCTGAGTTTATGGATGAGACCGCATCCCGCCTAGTCTTTCCACGAGGAGACACTGACGTTTCAGAAGATATCGGCTCCATGCTCTTGCTTGAATCTGATGGTGAGAGAGAGTTTGTGGACTCTGAGCTCAGGCGAATGGAAGAGGCCTCAAATGCCTGTGGAGCAATATACGTTAAAGTAGCAGAGCCCGGAGAGGAAGAGAGGCTCTGGGAGCTTAGAAGGACTCTAAGCCAAAGAGTCAGGGGCCTTGGCTATCCAGACAAGATTAGCGAAGATATTGTGGTTCCAAGGGGAAAAATCCCTGAGATCCTGAAGCGCCTAAAAAAAATAGAGAGAGACTATAGGGTAAAGATAGTATGTTTTGGGCATGCAGGGGACGGTAATCTCCATGTCAACGTACTCTGTGATCTTGAAAAACAACAAAAAGAAGCAGATGCGGCAATTGACGCCATATTCAGAGAGACTTTGAATCTTTCTGGTAGAATTTCAGGAGAACATGGAGTTGGACTTACTAAGGCAAAATACTTGACTTGGGAACTTGACTCAGCCACATATAACTCAGTGAAAAGCGTAAAAGATCTCTTTGATCCTAAAGGAGTCTTAAATCCAGGGAAGGTGTTTTTAACATGA
- a CDS encoding carbohydrate kinase family protein translates to MKRQLSPFLAHFSGALNLDFIYEIESLELLKNSLKKDILPGSEYILTQDESDLVINSLEPQRDLRYRGGGGSSANTCVILSSLGIRSSFIGACGVDEAGDIVLSSMEGVDLSTVKRLGNTAICIILVPQKERDRTILVCPGTDHFPTPEQKEIRFLHLSSLPTQRGLEFHKALVSSLHKDAVLSLDPGEIYSAMGIDAISPILRRTDLLFITESELGMLIGENDPQKLLSYLRSVDDTFGPFHPSVIVKRGPKGAVCYTKTAVYEAEAKKVEAIVDNTGAGDAFNAGFLYSWLNHKAPFECLFFANNVAALSLSDWGRNWIRRLKHV, encoded by the coding sequence GTGAAAAGACAGCTAAGTCCATTTCTGGCGCACTTTTCAGGTGCTCTCAATCTTGACTTCATCTATGAAATCGAATCGCTGGAACTACTAAAGAATTCTTTGAAAAAAGACATTTTGCCTGGAAGTGAATATATTCTAACCCAGGACGAAAGTGATCTAGTCATCAATTCATTAGAGCCACAAAGGGATCTAAGGTACAGGGGAGGAGGCGGTTCTTCTGCCAACACCTGCGTAATACTTTCATCCCTCGGGATAAGATCTAGCTTCATAGGTGCCTGCGGAGTGGATGAAGCCGGGGATATTGTGCTCTCTTCCATGGAGGGGGTAGATCTTTCGACAGTAAAACGTCTTGGAAATACCGCCATATGTATCATACTGGTACCCCAAAAAGAGCGGGATCGTACTATATTGGTATGCCCTGGCACAGATCATTTTCCTACTCCAGAACAAAAAGAAATTCGCTTCTTACACTTGAGCTCATTGCCCACTCAAAGGGGCTTGGAATTTCACAAGGCATTGGTAAGTTCTCTACACAAAGATGCGGTTTTGAGCCTAGATCCCGGAGAGATATATTCAGCCATGGGAATCGATGCCATCTCGCCCATATTACGCAGGACTGATCTACTGTTCATTACTGAAAGTGAACTTGGTATGCTAATTGGAGAAAATGATCCCCAAAAATTGTTGTCATATCTTAGAAGCGTAGATGACACATTTGGGCCTTTTCATCCATCAGTAATCGTCAAAAGAGGCCCTAAGGGTGCTGTGTGTTATACTAAAACAGCAGTATATGAGGCAGAGGCCAAAAAGGTAGAAGCCATAGTGGACAACACAGGTGCAGGAGATGCCTTTAATGCCGGTTTTCTATATTCCTGGTTGAACCATAAGGCCCCATTTGAATGTTTGTTTTTTGCCAATAATGTGGCAGCCCTATCCCTTAGTGACTGGGGAAGGAACTGGATAAGGAGATTAAAACATGTATAG
- the der gene encoding ribosome biogenesis GTPase Der, which produces MTNSKEHTYNLDEEKTSRNPIRPLVVLVGRPNVGKSTLFNRLTRSRDALVDPTPGLTRDVRIKNAVVNGHQILIADTGGIEEQDLEEGLSGLVSKASLKAAKSADLIIILFDIRQGLTAQDIEIVETIRPLGKPLMFVANKADTSKDKALIGELYEIGAEEIIPISAEHGRGIDELEDKIINSLKTAPCLSSSDSEILVQPEPEDIIRVAIVGRPNVGKSSLFNALTGEERVVVSDVPGTTRDVVDTIIERPGKLPILLADTAGIRRKSKTKQRIEKFSVLKALEAIKRSHICIVVMDASLGVTDQDKKLIGYTEEFSKACITLYNKWDLVTTPDMVRLRTDELKLSKRFIPYSPHINCSAKTGRKIKSIWPLIDRVYEDYSKKISTGRLNRALQEALNRRTPPISKGHQIKMYYTTQTGTCPPTFLIFANYPDKIPNQYKRFLINHFRNVLEMPNTPIKLIFRERDRRK; this is translated from the coding sequence ATGACAAATAGTAAAGAACATACTTACAACTTAGATGAAGAAAAGACGTCACGCAACCCCATAAGGCCTCTTGTGGTCTTAGTGGGAAGGCCGAATGTTGGAAAAAGCACACTTTTTAATAGGCTCACCCGATCTAGGGATGCATTGGTAGACCCAACTCCAGGCCTTACAAGGGACGTACGAATTAAAAACGCTGTTGTCAACGGCCATCAGATCTTGATTGCAGATACTGGTGGAATCGAAGAACAAGATTTGGAAGAAGGCCTTTCAGGGCTGGTGAGTAAGGCAAGCCTCAAGGCAGCTAAGTCTGCGGATTTGATCATCATCCTCTTTGACATACGTCAGGGGCTTACTGCTCAGGATATAGAGATAGTAGAAACCATAAGACCCCTTGGAAAACCTTTGATGTTCGTAGCCAATAAGGCAGACACGTCTAAGGACAAAGCCCTTATTGGCGAGCTCTATGAGATAGGGGCAGAAGAAATCATACCTATCTCTGCCGAACATGGAAGAGGAATCGATGAGTTAGAAGATAAAATCATCAACAGTTTGAAGACTGCTCCGTGCCTATCTAGCTCCGATTCCGAAATCCTCGTACAACCTGAACCAGAAGACATCATAAGAGTCGCCATTGTTGGAAGACCTAACGTTGGAAAATCCTCGCTCTTCAATGCATTGACCGGTGAAGAAAGGGTCGTTGTCTCTGATGTACCAGGCACCACCAGAGACGTGGTTGACACCATAATTGAACGGCCTGGGAAATTACCCATTCTACTTGCAGACACAGCAGGGATCAGGCGAAAAAGCAAGACAAAACAGAGGATAGAAAAATTTAGCGTTTTAAAGGCGCTTGAGGCCATAAAAAGGAGCCACATATGCATCGTGGTCATGGATGCATCTCTTGGCGTCACTGATCAAGACAAAAAACTCATTGGATATACAGAAGAATTTTCAAAGGCATGCATCACCTTGTACAATAAATGGGACCTTGTGACGACTCCGGATATGGTTCGTTTAAGGACAGATGAGCTGAAGCTTTCAAAACGCTTTATCCCCTATTCACCACATATAAACTGTTCTGCAAAGACTGGGAGAAAGATCAAATCTATTTGGCCCCTAATCGACAGGGTATATGAAGATTATTCAAAAAAGATATCTACAGGCAGATTAAATAGGGCACTTCAAGAGGCGCTGAACAGGCGGACTCCCCCTATTTCTAAGGGCCATCAGATAAAGATGTACTATACAACTCAGACTGGGACCTGTCCGCCGACATTCCTCATATTTGCCAATTATCCGGATAAGATCCCGAACCAGTATAAACGCTTTTTAATTAACCACTTTAGAAATGTACTCGAAATGCCAAATACCCCTATTAAGCTCATATTCAGAGAAAGGGATAGGAGAAAGTGA
- a CDS encoding thioredoxin family protein, whose product MIPNTIVVNGRIIGIIGLEAAFSNLLAQKDTLSPKEAAQKLFDEIKVKNYIAADLKQEYLKGLEVAWRKFHGLEIEDDDKTVLDIKILGPGCLSCNRLEEMVTNVLEEIRIAADISHIKEHDEIWRYGVINTPALVINGKVVCSGRLPTAAQIKNWLNEAINS is encoded by the coding sequence GTGATCCCAAATACCATAGTGGTCAATGGAAGGATAATAGGCATTATTGGACTTGAGGCGGCTTTTTCCAATCTCTTGGCCCAAAAAGATACCCTATCCCCAAAAGAGGCTGCCCAAAAGCTGTTTGATGAGATTAAGGTTAAAAACTACATCGCAGCCGACCTAAAACAGGAATATTTAAAGGGCTTGGAAGTGGCGTGGAGAAAATTTCATGGCCTTGAAATAGAGGATGATGATAAAACGGTCCTTGACATAAAAATCCTAGGTCCTGGATGCCTTAGCTGCAATCGCCTTGAAGAAATGGTTACCAATGTTTTGGAAGAGATCCGCATTGCAGCTGATATCAGTCACATAAAGGAACATGATGAGATATGGCGCTATGGAGTTATTAATACTCCAGCCCTAGTTATTAATGGAAAAGTCGTTTGTTCTGGCCGTCTTCCCACTGCAGCACAGATAAAAAACTGGTTAAACGAGGCAATTAATAGTTAG
- the dnaA gene encoding chromosomal replication initiator protein DnaA, with product MNRAEEAWIVLKEKLSQKISEGSYRIWIQPLTFDSFEDNTLYLKCPNQFSASWIREHYLPLIQDEIRKELGDCSIKLIPVERVKDAKKRQLHLPTFSPTELPQPRFCQWFTFEEFVVGESNQYAYEVCKNVAYGGSKRTGEVVFLQADSGLGKSHLAQAVGQYVYKRAPQKRLCYINANDFTHQVVRALKDGNLEDLKERYRRKVDVLLLEEVHSFSGRKRTQAELANTLDYLLDSGKLVVFTSSRLPREIPKLDSQLRSRLDLGIITSINPPDYETRVKIIERKARRHGVSLDRGVVEYMAHYLRGDIRRIEGAVVGLITKSSIQKRPMDLNLAQEVLQEMMGDLEPLNLKKIISLVVRHFNVSVEELRSSSRKKSVTVPRQIAMYLARTYTDETLNVIGKEFKRDHATVVHAVKKIEKGLKMNSKIKHQVEFLKEQLEKERWRK from the coding sequence ATGAATCGTGCAGAAGAGGCTTGGATTGTCCTTAAGGAAAAGCTGTCTCAGAAGATTAGTGAGGGTAGTTATAGGATCTGGATACAGCCACTGACTTTTGATTCCTTTGAGGACAATACTCTATATCTGAAGTGTCCAAATCAGTTCAGTGCTTCGTGGATTAGAGAACATTATCTGCCCTTGATACAGGACGAAATCAGAAAGGAACTGGGAGACTGCTCCATAAAACTAATACCTGTTGAGCGTGTTAAAGATGCAAAAAAAAGACAGCTTCATCTTCCAACCTTTTCTCCTACGGAGCTTCCCCAACCAAGATTTTGTCAATGGTTCACCTTTGAAGAATTTGTGGTTGGCGAATCAAATCAGTACGCCTATGAAGTATGTAAAAATGTTGCATATGGTGGTTCAAAGAGGACTGGAGAGGTAGTATTTCTCCAGGCAGATTCAGGGCTTGGAAAGAGCCACCTTGCTCAGGCTGTTGGACAATATGTTTATAAGCGCGCCCCTCAAAAGAGGCTTTGTTATATAAATGCCAATGATTTTACTCACCAGGTAGTGCGTGCCTTAAAGGATGGCAATTTAGAGGATTTGAAGGAGCGTTATAGGAGAAAAGTGGATGTCCTCCTCCTAGAGGAAGTCCATTCATTTTCAGGAAGGAAAAGGACCCAGGCAGAGCTCGCAAATACCCTGGATTACCTACTTGATTCTGGAAAACTGGTCGTCTTTACCAGTTCAAGGCTACCTAGAGAGATTCCGAAGTTGGATTCACAACTTAGGAGTCGCCTCGATCTTGGAATAATTACTTCCATCAATCCACCTGACTATGAAACTCGTGTGAAGATCATAGAGAGAAAGGCCAGACGTCACGGAGTCTCTTTGGATAGAGGCGTAGTGGAATACATGGCCCATTACCTAAGGGGTGACATAAGGCGTATTGAGGGCGCTGTGGTCGGTCTCATCACCAAGTCATCAATCCAAAAACGCCCCATGGATCTCAACCTAGCCCAAGAAGTACTTCAAGAGATGATGGGAGACCTTGAGCCCTTAAATCTAAAAAAGATTATTAGCTTGGTGGTTCGTCACTTCAACGTCTCTGTTGAGGAACTGAGGTCCTCATCCAGGAAAAAGAGCGTTACTGTTCCGCGTCAAATTGCAATGTACCTTGCAAGGACCTATACTGATGAGACCCTTAACGTAATTGGAAAGGAATTTAAAAGGGATCACGCAACTGTTGTGCATGCAGTCAAAAAAATAGAAAAAGGGCTCAAGATGAATTCGAAAATCAAACACCAGGTGGAATTTCTTAAAGAACAACTTGAAAAAGAGCGTTGGCGCAAATAG
- the greA gene encoding transcription elongation factor GreA, protein MALERIPFTKEGYEKLKKELETLERVERPKVVKAIEEARAHGDLSENAEYHAAKERQGQLEARIQYLHSQLSKAEVIDCSGQSCERVVFGVKVRLENLDTGEEVVYQIVGPDESDINEGKISVTSPLGRALIGKEEGDEVEVKTPAGLRYYEVVEIFV, encoded by the coding sequence ATGGCACTTGAGCGCATTCCTTTTACAAAAGAAGGATATGAAAAATTAAAAAAGGAACTAGAGACTCTCGAAAGAGTAGAAAGGCCAAAGGTGGTTAAGGCCATTGAAGAGGCAAGGGCTCATGGTGATCTTTCTGAAAATGCGGAATACCACGCAGCTAAAGAACGCCAGGGACAGCTTGAAGCAAGAATTCAGTATCTGCACTCTCAATTGAGCAAGGCAGAAGTCATAGACTGTTCAGGACAGAGCTGTGAACGCGTGGTTTTTGGAGTAAAGGTTAGGTTGGAGAATTTAGATACTGGAGAAGAAGTAGTTTATCAGATTGTCGGGCCTGATGAATCTGATATCAATGAGGGTAAAATATCCGTGACTTCTCCTCTTGGAAGGGCCTTAATCGGAAAAGAGGAAGGAGATGAAGTTGAGGTAAAGACACCTGCCGGTCTAAGATATTACGAGGTGGTGGAAATATTTGTTTAA
- a CDS encoding formyltransferase family protein, giving the protein MYRFGWWTTGRDEAAVELLKTVLDAINQDVIKGEISYVFISREKGESRYSDEIIEISQAKAIPCVSFSAKKFKPELRKTNRELWRDEYHDQVLQLVTPYEADLIVLAGYMWVVSASACERLKLINLHPALPGGPEGTWQEVIWKLIKEDHDKTGAMMHLVTPELDKGPPVTYFSFPIKGHEWDDLWQDFAERLKKAGSFENLVNTIGEQLPLFKKIREEGVKRELPLIVNTMRAFSLGEISLSDLKEPREIICDDISNNAQ; this is encoded by the coding sequence ATGTATAGATTTGGCTGGTGGACCACTGGAAGAGATGAGGCCGCAGTAGAACTTTTGAAGACTGTCTTAGATGCAATCAATCAAGATGTAATAAAAGGCGAAATTTCCTATGTATTTATCTCCAGAGAAAAGGGTGAATCGCGCTATAGCGATGAAATTATAGAAATTTCCCAGGCAAAAGCTATCCCATGTGTAAGTTTTTCCGCTAAAAAATTTAAACCTGAACTTCGAAAGACGAATCGAGAACTCTGGCGAGATGAATACCACGACCAAGTGCTTCAACTCGTCACCCCCTATGAGGCAGACCTCATAGTGCTTGCAGGATACATGTGGGTGGTGAGCGCCTCTGCATGTGAAAGGCTAAAACTCATCAATCTCCATCCAGCACTACCAGGTGGCCCTGAAGGCACCTGGCAAGAGGTTATATGGAAATTAATCAAGGAAGACCATGATAAAACAGGGGCCATGATGCACCTCGTAACTCCGGAATTAGATAAGGGTCCCCCAGTTACCTACTTTTCATTTCCAATAAAGGGCCATGAATGGGATGATCTCTGGCAAGATTTTGCTGAAAGGCTAAAAAAGGCCGGTTCTTTTGAAAACCTAGTCAATACTATTGGAGAGCAACTCCCTCTCTTTAAAAAGATCAGGGAAGAGGGGGTTAAAAGAGAACTCCCATTGATTGTCAACACAATGAGGGCGTTTTCCCTTGGCGAGATATCACTTAGTGATCTAAAAGAGCCTCGAGAAATAATATGTGACGACATTTCTAATAATGCACAATAA
- the ispD gene encoding 2-C-methyl-D-erythritol 4-phosphate cytidylyltransferase, translated as MKVSGLIAAGGIGKRFGAERPKQFLYLRGKPVIAWSIEAFQQVAYCEELVIVVPDGWQKTVEGIAKEFCRNIDYKIVVGGASRAGSVLNGLKAVRSDVKWVAVHDAARPGIYPHQIEEAILLSREVGASIVAMKAVDTIKIVDKEGLVIKTIPRSDVYLAQTPQVARVADLLRAFSEDENFLNATDESSILERIGIPVGVVEGGINNLKITRPEDLKILEVVL; from the coding sequence ATGAAAGTTTCTGGACTGATTGCCGCAGGTGGTATTGGAAAAAGGTTTGGTGCAGAACGCCCAAAACAGTTTCTCTATTTAAGGGGAAAACCCGTAATAGCCTGGAGCATCGAGGCATTTCAGCAGGTTGCCTACTGTGAAGAGCTAGTGATTGTAGTCCCGGACGGGTGGCAGAAGACCGTCGAGGGTATTGCCAAGGAATTTTGTAGAAATATCGATTATAAAATAGTTGTTGGAGGTGCTTCGAGGGCTGGATCGGTTTTAAATGGTTTAAAGGCAGTCCGGTCTGATGTTAAATGGGTTGCAGTCCATGATGCGGCTCGCCCTGGTATTTATCCCCATCAGATAGAAGAGGCCATCTTACTTTCAAGAGAGGTGGGGGCTAGCATAGTGGCTATGAAGGCCGTCGACACCATTAAGATCGTGGATAAAGAGGGGCTGGTTATAAAGACCATCCCTAGATCCGATGTATATCTGGCCCAGACCCCACAGGTGGCAAGGGTTGCCGATCTATTGAGGGCTTTTTCAGAGGATGAAAACTTTTTAAATGCAACAGATGAATCTAGTATTCTTGAACGCATTGGGATCCCAGTAGGTGTTGTGGAAGGTGGAATTAACAATCTGAAGATAACCAGGCCGGAGGACCTCAAAATATTGGAGGTAGTATTGTGA
- the ispF gene encoding 2-C-methyl-D-erythritol 2,4-cyclodiphosphate synthase, with translation MKKVQFRVGLGYDVHRFSRDRDLVVGGVKIPYEFGLLGHSDADCLLHAICDALLGAAGLGDIGRHFPDTDPAYKGISSLILLEKVVKLLHDEGWDIANIDSTIIAQSPRLAPYIDAMKKNISSVLGVDIGAVNIKATTTEGLGFEGKGEGIAAKAVALIFSN, from the coding sequence GTGAAAAAAGTACAGTTTCGTGTGGGGTTAGGATATGATGTTCATAGATTTTCTAGGGACAGGGATCTTGTTGTAGGTGGAGTTAAGATACCTTATGAATTTGGTCTCTTAGGTCACTCAGATGCAGATTGCCTGTTACATGCAATCTGCGATGCCCTTTTGGGTGCAGCAGGGCTTGGAGACATCGGAAGACATTTTCCAGACACTGATCCAGCATACAAGGGTATTTCTAGCCTCATACTCCTTGAGAAGGTAGTCAAATTACTACATGATGAGGGATGGGATATAGCAAATATTGATTCTACCATAATAGCACAAAGCCCTCGTCTTGCCCCTTACATTGACGCAATGAAAAAGAACATCTCCTCGGTCCTTGGTGTCGACATTGGGGCCGTGAATATAAAGGCAACCACTACTGAGGGGCTCGGATTTGAAGGAAAAGGGGAGGGGATTGCCGCTAAGGCAGTTGCGTTAATTTTTTCCAACTGA